The following coding sequences are from one Thermoproteales archaeon window:
- a CDS encoding ATP/GTP-binding protein: MDIFVLGPAGSGKSLFVKNFSEYLISEGYKVRLVNLDPGVLNLNYKPDFDIRKIFTIESIMREKNLGPNGAILEAMDRLAKIGVPEFEGADYVLFDTPGQLEPFLFREAGRKIISKFKDRCCLFLGDLPALKGNLLSFYLYALTAHYTLETETIAVLNKIDLLDQKEIDEIKESIMNPVNLLTAKKPSSLREEMDMEILKALMAFFPPKRVPFISAKRKVGFDEVLTLLYEVKCTCGDLM; this comes from the coding sequence ATGGACATATTCGTTCTTGGTCCAGCGGGCTCTGGAAAGAGTTTATTCGTCAAAAATTTCTCCGAATACTTAATTAGTGAAGGTTATAAAGTTAGACTTGTAAACCTAGATCCTGGAGTTTTAAATCTAAACTATAAACCAGACTTCGATATTAGAAAAATATTTACTATTGAGAGTATCATGCGTGAGAAAAATTTAGGTCCAAATGGAGCCATCCTTGAGGCTATGGATAGGCTCGCTAAGATAGGAGTGCCTGAATTTGAGGGCGCAGACTACGTACTATTTGATACGCCAGGCCAGCTAGAACCATTTCTCTTTAGAGAAGCTGGGAGAAAAATAATTAGCAAGTTTAAAGATAGATGTTGCTTGTTTTTAGGTGATCTTCCGGCTCTGAAGGGAAATCTTTTGAGCTTCTATCTATATGCTCTGACAGCCCACTACACGCTTGAAACCGAAACCATTGCTGTTTTGAACAAAATTGATCTCCTAGACCAAAAGGAAATAGATGAAATCAAAGAATCAATTATGAATCCAGTCAATCTACTAACAGCTAAAAAACCATCTTCCCTTAGGGAGGAGATGGATATGGAGATCTTAAAAGCGTTAATGGCTTTCTTCCCACCTAAAAGGGTGCCATTTATATCCGCTAAGAGAAAGGTAGGTTTTGATGAAGTTCTCACATTACTTTATGAAGTTAAATGTACATGCGGAGATCTAATGTGA